A stretch of Amycolatopsis balhimycina FH 1894 DNA encodes these proteins:
- a CDS encoding non-ribosomal peptide synthetase, whose amino-acid sequence MIPASFAQQRLWLQWRIEGAGATYNSPAILRLTGPLDRAALAAALRDVIVRHEALRTVFPEVDGEPYQQIVEPGELVWDLSVVRVTGAEDPASRRRLPALRELRWDRPAELPSVEAAVELPGPEIDASELPAAVARVAAFAFDLSAEIPVRAWLFALTPEAHVLVVVIHHIATDGWSAGPFARDLAAAYAARGAGREPEWASLPVQYADYTLWQRELLGARDDPDSLLSRQLGYWRDALAGAPEELTLPVDRPRPVEPSHRGHAIGAGVPAAVHGELVALARRRRATLPMLLQTGLAVTLARLGAGHDIPIGTPTAGRSDEALDDLVGFFVNTLVVRADLSGNPTFAEAIDRVRATAVRAFAHQDVPFERLVEELAPVRTLARHPLFQVVLAPLDDGTALEVPGLHAEVLSIGRTTAKFDLEATLGEVFDETGAPAGIRGVVTGSADLFGAHTVERIAGCLVRVLTAMAANPDLPVDAVELLDAAELAQLVGEWNDTAVSVSDTSVPDAFAGRAMADPDAVAVVWDRGAFTYGELDARSDRLARTLVAAGAGPESVVAVLMERSADLVVALLAILKAGAAYVPLDTGWPEARMRAVLEDAGAAVLVVHEATARHELGLTAIPADADMDAVVSLPSEVPPDGAAYVMYTSGSTGVPKGVVATHGDVVRLAKDRCWGGTPRVLFHAPHAFDASSYELWVPLLSGGTVVVAPVERVDAAVLRRLIAGYELSHVHVTAGLLRVLVDEDPGCLAGVREVLTGGDVVPADSVRRVLEANPGVVVRHLYGPTEVTLCATQHEVRVAGEIAGVLPIGRPLDNTRVYVLDERLAPVPVGVAGELYVAGAGVARGYLNRPLWTAERFVACPFGGAGDRMYRTGDRVKWDADGRLVFSGRADDQVKIRGFRVEPGEVEAVLAGHPAVAQASVVVREDVLGGKRLVGYLVPQDGPVAQAIRDYASERLPDYLVPSAFVELEQLPLTVNGKVDRAALPAPEYPAGVGRAPANVVEELLCQAFADVLGLASVGVEDDFFALGGHSLLAMRLASQVRVALSVELPLRALFEASTPERLAVRLAGVTAPGRAALVARDRPEPMPLSFAQRRLWFLGQLEGPSPTYNISMTLRLTGALDRAALAAALRDVAERHEVLRTVFRNAGGEPYQRVLSVEECGFALDVAEVAFGDLDGAIAEVTGYAFDLTATPPVRASLFPVAPDDHVLVLVVHHIAGDAWSMEPLARDVSSAYAARLAGENPAWVPLPVQYADYTLWQRELLGEEADPENLMSRQIAYWRDALDGAPAELDLPADRPRPAETSRRGHRADVEIPAALHRALVELARAEGVTVFMALQAAFAVTLSRLGAGTDIPIGVAVAGRTDQALEDLVGFFVNTLVMRTDLSGDPSFAEVLGRVRETSLSAFAHQDVPFERLVEELAPVRSLARHPLFQVMMTLQNTGRAEEPPLVLPGLRAVALPSEAGSLEFDLDLSLGETFDPAGEPAGIDGSLIVSAGLFDRDTAARLVERLLQVLSTMTRDPGTRIAGMDVLGVDERRRILTVWNAMPVSVPDVSVPEAFAGQVARAPEAAALVSGDVTLGYAELDARAERLARVLVVSGVAPESAVAVLMERSAELVVALLAILKAGGVFVPLDAGWPVARMCAVAEDAGAAMLVLHAATADHAFVRVGELETLSADRLPDVTGDVVLSSVSPAAAAYVMYTSGSTGAPKGVVATHRDVVRLAWDRCWGETRRVLFHAPHAFDASSYELWVPLLSGGTVVVAPEERVDAAVLRRLVTDRDLTHVHVTAGLFRVLAEQDPWCFSGVREVLTGGDVVPAGAVRRVLEANPGVVVRQLYGPTEVTLCATQHEVRVPGEIDDVLPIGRPLDNTRVYVLDDTLRPVPVGVAGELYVAGAGVARGYLNRPLWTAERFVACP is encoded by the coding sequence ATGATTCCCGCGTCGTTCGCACAACAGCGGCTGTGGTTGCAGTGGCGGATCGAAGGGGCGGGCGCCACGTACAACAGCCCGGCGATCTTGCGGTTGACCGGACCGCTGGACCGGGCGGCCCTGGCCGCCGCGCTGCGCGACGTGATCGTCCGTCACGAAGCACTGCGCACCGTCTTCCCCGAGGTGGACGGCGAGCCGTACCAGCAGATCGTCGAGCCCGGTGAGCTGGTGTGGGACCTGTCGGTGGTGCGGGTGACCGGGGCCGAGGACCCGGCGTCACGCCGGCGGCTTCCCGCCCTGCGTGAACTGCGGTGGGACCGGCCCGCGGAGCTGCCCTCGGTCGAGGCGGCCGTCGAGCTGCCCGGCCCGGAGATCGACGCGAGCGAGCTGCCCGCCGCGGTGGCGCGGGTGGCCGCGTTCGCCTTCGACCTGTCCGCCGAGATTCCGGTGCGCGCCTGGTTGTTCGCGCTGACACCGGAAGCACACGTGCTCGTGGTGGTCATCCACCACATCGCGACCGACGGCTGGTCGGCGGGCCCGTTCGCGCGGGACCTCGCCGCCGCGTACGCGGCGCGTGGCGCGGGCCGGGAACCGGAGTGGGCGAGCCTGCCCGTGCAGTACGCGGACTACACGTTGTGGCAGCGGGAGCTGCTCGGCGCGAGGGACGACCCGGACAGCCTGCTGTCGCGGCAGCTCGGCTACTGGCGCGACGCACTGGCCGGAGCACCCGAGGAGCTGACCCTCCCCGTGGATCGTCCGCGCCCGGTGGAGCCGTCACACCGCGGGCACGCGATCGGGGCCGGTGTTCCAGCGGCGGTGCACGGCGAGCTGGTCGCCCTGGCCCGCCGACGCCGTGCCACGCTGCCGATGCTCCTCCAGACCGGGCTGGCGGTGACGCTGGCCAGGCTCGGCGCGGGACATGACATCCCCATCGGGACACCGACCGCCGGGCGTTCCGACGAGGCCCTCGACGACCTGGTCGGGTTCTTCGTCAACACGCTCGTGGTCAGAGCCGATCTGTCCGGGAACCCGACGTTCGCCGAGGCCATCGACCGCGTGCGCGCCACCGCGGTGCGCGCCTTCGCCCACCAGGACGTGCCCTTCGAGCGGCTGGTCGAGGAGCTCGCCCCCGTCCGCACACTGGCTCGACATCCCCTGTTCCAGGTCGTCCTCGCGCCGCTGGACGACGGCACCGCCCTTGAGGTCCCCGGCCTGCACGCCGAAGTGCTCTCGATCGGCCGGACGACGGCCAAGTTCGATCTGGAAGCGACACTGGGCGAGGTCTTCGACGAAACGGGGGCACCGGCGGGGATCCGCGGCGTGGTCACCGGCTCGGCCGACCTGTTCGGCGCCCACACGGTGGAACGGATCGCGGGCTGTCTGGTCCGGGTGCTGACGGCGATGGCCGCGAACCCGGATCTGCCCGTCGACGCGGTGGAACTGCTGGACGCGGCCGAACTCGCCCAGCTGGTGGGCGAGTGGAACGACACGGCAGTGTCCGTTTCGGACACCTCGGTGCCGGACGCCTTCGCCGGACGGGCGATGGCGGATCCGGACGCGGTGGCGGTGGTGTGGGACCGGGGCGCGTTCACCTACGGAGAGCTGGACGCGCGTTCGGACCGGCTCGCGCGGACGCTGGTGGCCGCCGGGGCCGGGCCGGAATCGGTGGTCGCGGTGCTGATGGAGCGTTCGGCCGACCTGGTGGTGGCGTTGCTCGCGATCCTCAAGGCCGGGGCCGCGTACGTGCCGCTGGACACGGGCTGGCCGGAAGCGCGGATGCGCGCGGTGCTCGAAGACGCCGGCGCCGCGGTACTCGTGGTGCACGAGGCGACGGCCCGTCATGAACTCGGCCTCACGGCGATTCCGGCCGATGCCGACATGGACGCCGTGGTGAGCCTGCCCAGTGAGGTACCGCCCGATGGGGCCGCGTATGTGATGTATACGTCGGGGTCGACGGGGGTGCCGAAGGGTGTTGTGGCCACGCACGGGGATGTGGTGCGGCTGGCGAAGGATCGCTGCTGGGGTGGGACGCCGCGGGTGTTGTTTCATGCGCCGCATGCTTTTGACGCGTCGTCGTACGAGCTGTGGGTGCCGTTGTTGTCGGGTGGCACGGTGGTGGTGGCGCCGGTCGAGCGTGTGGACGCGGCGGTGCTGCGGCGGCTGATCGCCGGGTACGAGCTGTCCCATGTGCATGTGACGGCGGGTCTGCTCCGCGTGCTCGTCGACGAGGACCCGGGCTGTCTCGCCGGGGTGCGTGAGGTGCTCACGGGTGGGGACGTGGTTCCGGCGGATTCGGTGCGGCGGGTGCTGGAGGCGAATCCCGGTGTGGTGGTCCGGCATCTGTATGGGCCGACCGAGGTGACGTTGTGTGCGACGCAGCATGAAGTGCGTGTTGCCGGTGAGATCGCCGGTGTTCTGCCGATCGGACGACCGCTGGACAACACGCGGGTGTACGTGCTGGACGAGAGACTGGCTCCGGTCCCGGTCGGTGTGGCCGGTGAGCTGTACGTCGCGGGTGCGGGTGTCGCGCGTGGGTATCTGAATCGTCCGTTGTGGACGGCTGAGCGTTTTGTGGCGTGTCCGTTCGGTGGTGCGGGTGATCGGATGTATCGCACGGGTGATCGGGTGAAGTGGGATGCGGATGGTCGTCTGGTGTTCTCTGGGCGCGCTGACGATCAGGTGAAGATTCGTGGTTTTCGGGTGGAGCCGGGTGAGGTCGAAGCGGTTCTCGCGGGACACCCGGCGGTCGCGCAGGCGTCGGTGGTCGTCCGGGAAGACGTCCTGGGCGGCAAACGGCTCGTCGGCTACCTGGTGCCCCAGGACGGCCCGGTCGCCCAGGCCATCCGGGACTACGCGTCCGAGCGGTTGCCGGACTACCTGGTCCCCTCGGCTTTCGTGGAGCTGGAGCAGCTCCCGTTGACGGTCAACGGGAAGGTGGACCGGGCGGCACTGCCGGCGCCGGAGTACCCGGCGGGGGTGGGCCGCGCTCCGGCGAATGTCGTCGAGGAGCTGCTGTGTCAGGCGTTCGCCGACGTCCTCGGGCTGGCGTCGGTCGGGGTGGAGGACGATTTCTTCGCGTTGGGCGGGCATTCCCTGCTGGCGATGCGGCTGGCGAGCCAGGTGCGCGTGGCGCTGTCGGTGGAGTTGCCGCTGCGCGCCCTGTTCGAGGCTTCCACACCCGAGCGCCTGGCGGTCCGGCTCGCCGGGGTCACCGCGCCGGGACGCGCGGCGCTGGTGGCGCGGGACCGGCCGGAGCCCATGCCGTTGTCGTTCGCGCAGCGGCGGTTGTGGTTCCTCGGACAGCTGGAGGGGCCGAGCCCCACCTACAACATCTCGATGACGCTGCGCCTGACCGGGGCCTTGGACAGGGCGGCGCTCGCCGCGGCGCTGCGTGACGTGGCCGAGCGGCACGAGGTGCTGCGTACGGTGTTCCGGAACGCCGGGGGAGAACCGTACCAGCGGGTGCTTTCGGTGGAAGAGTGCGGGTTCGCGCTGGATGTCGCCGAGGTGGCGTTCGGGGATCTCGACGGCGCGATCGCGGAGGTGACGGGGTACGCGTTCGACCTGACCGCGACGCCGCCGGTACGGGCGTCGTTGTTCCCGGTCGCGCCGGATGACCACGTTCTGGTTCTGGTGGTGCACCACATCGCGGGCGACGCCTGGTCGATGGAGCCGCTGGCCCGCGACGTGTCCTCGGCGTACGCGGCGCGACTGGCGGGCGAGAACCCCGCGTGGGTGCCGCTGCCGGTCCAGTACGCCGATTACACGTTGTGGCAACGGGAACTCCTCGGCGAGGAAGCCGATCCCGAGAATCTCATGTCGCGTCAGATAGCGTACTGGCGAGATGCCCTCGACGGGGCGCCGGCGGAGCTGGACCTGCCCGCCGACCGGCCCCGTCCCGCCGAGACCTCGCGCCGCGGGCACCGCGCCGACGTCGAGATCCCGGCGGCCCTGCACCGCGCACTGGTGGAGCTGGCGCGCGCCGAGGGCGTGACCGTGTTCATGGCGCTGCAGGCCGCGTTCGCCGTGACGTTGTCGCGGCTGGGCGCGGGCACGGACATCCCGATCGGTGTCGCGGTGGCAGGCCGGACCGACCAGGCCCTGGAGGACCTGGTGGGGTTCTTCGTCAACACGCTGGTGATGCGGACCGACCTGTCCGGCGATCCCAGCTTCGCCGAGGTGCTCGGCCGGGTCCGGGAGACCTCGCTGTCGGCGTTCGCGCACCAGGACGTGCCGTTCGAACGGCTCGTGGAGGAACTCGCCCCCGTCCGCTCCCTCGCACGTCATCCGTTGTTCCAGGTCATGATGACCCTGCAGAACACCGGCCGGGCCGAGGAGCCACCGCTGGTCCTGCCCGGTCTGCGGGCCGTGGCACTGCCGTCGGAGGCCGGGTCGCTCGAGTTCGATCTCGATCTCAGCCTCGGCGAGACCTTCGACCCGGCAGGTGAGCCCGCGGGCATCGACGGCTCGCTCATCGTGTCCGCCGGCCTCTTCGACCGGGACACCGCGGCGCGGCTGGTGGAACGGCTGCTCCAGGTGCTGTCGACGATGACACGGGACCCCGGTACCCGGATCGCCGGGATGGACGTGCTCGGCGTGGACGAGCGCCGGCGGATTCTGACGGTATGGAACGCAATGCCGGTGTCCGTACCGGATGTGTCGGTGCCGGAAGCGTTCGCCGGTCAGGTGGCCCGTGCGCCGGAGGCCGCCGCGCTGGTGTCCGGTGACGTGACGCTGGGTTACGCCGAGCTGGACGCGCGGGCCGAGCGGCTGGCACGGGTGCTGGTCGTCTCGGGAGTGGCGCCGGAGTCGGCCGTCGCGGTGCTGATGGAGCGTTCGGCCGAGCTGGTGGTGGCGTTGCTGGCGATCTTGAAGGCCGGTGGGGTGTTCGTGCCGCTGGATGCCGGCTGGCCGGTCGCGCGGATGTGCGCGGTGGCCGAGGACGCGGGCGCCGCGATGCTGGTACTGCACGCGGCGACGGCGGACCATGCGTTCGTACGCGTGGGCGAGCTGGAAACGCTGTCCGCCGACCGCCTCCCCGACGTGACCGGTGACGTGGTGCTGTCGTCCGTGTCGCCCGCCGCCGCCGCGTATGTGATGTATACGTCGGGTTCGACGGGTGCGCCGAAGGGTGTTGTGGCCACGCATCGGGACGTGGTGCGGTTGGCGTGGGATCGGTGTTGGGGTGAGACGCGGCGGGTGTTGTTTCATGCGCCGCATGCTTTTGACGCGTCGTCGTATGAGCTGTGGGTTCCGTTGCTGTCGGGCGGGACTGTGGTGGTGGCGCCGGAGGAGCGTGTGGACGCGGCGGTGCTGCGGCGGCTGGTCACGGACCGGGACTTGACGCACGTGCATGTGACGGCGGGTCTTTTCCGGGTGCTGGCCGAGCAGGATCCGTGGTGTTTCTCGGGTGTGCGTGAGGTGCTCACGGGTGGGGACGTGGTTCCGGCAGGCGCGGTGCGCCGGGTGCTGGAGGCGAATCCGGGTGTGGTGGTCCGGCAGTTGTACGGGCCGACTGAGGTGACGTTGTGTGCGACGCAGCATGAAGTGCGTGTTCCCGGTGAGATCGACGACGTGCTGCCGATCGGACGCCCGTTGGACAACACGCGGGTGTACGTGCTGGATGACACGCTTCGGCCGGTTCCGGTCGGTGTGGCCGGTGAGCTGTATGTGGCGGGTGCGGGTGTCGCGCGTGGGTATCTGAATCGTCCGTTGTGGACGGCTGAGCGTTTTGTGGCGTGTCCGTT